The following proteins are encoded in a genomic region of Natrinema sp. HArc-T2:
- a CDS encoding SDR family NAD(P)-dependent oxidoreductase: protein MARTAVIAGVGPGLGESIARKFVAEDCQVGLFARSAEFLESLAADLGDDALAVPTNITDPEAVEAGFREVRDAFGPVDILVNHASGGAWKGLQDISPDEFEQTMRVSAQGSLLCAQEAVDDMLADDGGTIIFTGATSAVRGRGGALGFSAAKFAARGMAESMARELGPEGIHVAHVVIDGQIEPPQRRETQPDRDRAEFLDPDAIADSYWQLVMQDRSAWTLELDLRPHVEEF, encoded by the coding sequence ATGGCACGAACTGCTGTCATCGCCGGCGTCGGCCCCGGACTCGGCGAATCGATCGCCAGGAAATTCGTCGCCGAGGACTGTCAGGTGGGGCTATTCGCCCGCTCAGCGGAGTTCCTCGAGTCGCTGGCAGCCGATCTCGGTGACGACGCGCTCGCCGTCCCAACCAATATCACCGATCCCGAAGCCGTCGAGGCCGGATTTCGCGAGGTTCGCGACGCGTTCGGCCCCGTCGATATCCTCGTCAATCACGCAAGTGGCGGCGCCTGGAAGGGGCTCCAGGACATCTCGCCGGACGAGTTCGAACAGACAATGCGCGTCTCGGCACAGGGGTCCCTGTTGTGTGCACAGGAGGCCGTCGACGACATGCTCGCCGATGACGGTGGAACGATCATCTTCACCGGCGCGACGTCGGCGGTTCGCGGTCGCGGCGGCGCGCTCGGCTTCAGTGCGGCCAAGTTCGCCGCCCGCGGGATGGCCGAGTCGATGGCTCGCGAGCTCGGTCCCGAGGGGATCCACGTCGCCCACGTCGTGATCGACGGCCAGATCGAGCCACCGCAACGTCGCGAGACACAGCCGGATCGGGATAGGGCCGAGTTCCTCGATCCGGACGCGATCGCCGACTCGTACTGGCAGCTGGTCATGCAGGACCGGTCGGCGTGGACAC